The Helianthus annuus cultivar XRQ/B chromosome 11, HanXRQr2.0-SUNRISE, whole genome shotgun sequence region CCCCTTCGGATTGAGAAAGACCCGGGAGCAAGGTACCATCCAAAACCGGCCTTTGCTGAATAGGCTCAGGGAATTTGTGAATAAAAAAATCCACAGTCTTATCTTTAAGAACAACTGGATCCGTAATCCAAATGTCGTCAAACATCAGCCCTGCTTTCACGGCCCCCGACCCTACCCTGGGCGGGAGCCGTGAGCAGATAcaagtggtaccggtgtttattgAATTTATCGCAGCGGAAATTTATTAGGACCGGGTGTCagggaaaatatcagagttttcaAAACACCGTAGTTTTCATTTCATGAAACGTGGGATGAAACCCATATTTACATAAAGGATTTTCACCGGGATAAACCCTTGATTataaaacacgttttattcaggTTTACATAACCACTTATTTAAGCTTGAGTGCCCACAGtaaattacctgaaacgtgtttaaaaacattttatcagcgaAAAATACCTGtgagtttttacatttgtttatatctttcaattaccgacagtacttgtcactcgcccatttcggtgactgtggtcatattactattgactaacccgttgtccaatggtaaagcttatcaagtaatgtatacaaaaccccatatgCTGGCTATAATTtcagaatacaaagacttaatcactgtaaatacAACTAGAaaatatttagggttttgaaatgcATTTTgctaaaagagaatgactcactttgctgATTTAGGGTTTCAGTAATAGCCTTCTGGTCTAAATCCTGGGTTCCTAATTAAGCACACAATTTCAacacgtattagtgtattaacccaattcaactttaatGATAAACACAAGATCAAAACCACAACGTagatgacaaagtatagccttattcaggcagcacttaaacatccgttgATTTGGTTTCAGATCGATCGGACAGGATATCGTACCAGTGATCCGAGTTAGCACGCTGATTATGGAGCAGAGTTTTAGGGCTTTGGGTATAATGGCAGTATTacgagagagaaagaaaagagatTGAGCGAGTGTGAATGTCCAGTGCTCGTCCAATTTATAGCTGAGGAACAACCTCGTCGCGTAGCGCGAAGGTGTTAGGATAGGGCACTTTGGTGGCATGAGTCACCACGTAGGCATGCCACGTGGTGCTACGTGTCTGCTGATGGTCAAAGAGTCGTCGCGTCACGGGACCACACAATCCTATCCCCGTCGCATAGCACGACGAGACCTAAATCGGAGTTTCTTAGTTTTTCGTGCTGGTTTTCGTTGGACGTGTTCGGTGTCTCGATTATGAATTGTTATGGGCcttttcgagggttgttataccTGCAATCATGTTAGTCGACTGATTTAGCTTAACTACCGTATGGAAAAAAGTTGTGTTTTCGTTGCTGTCAACTGCCCACTTCACCCGAGACTTTTGTCTAACATCCATAGCTTTGAGTCTCTCCAGTTCCATCAGGCTTTTCCTTGCCTCGACTTCCTTACATTCGTAATGCTAGATACGTGTTGCATTTAACATATAAAAGAACACCAAAATTTGATTGAAAAACATGTGTATGTGCATGGGTTAGAATTGGCTATGGACTCACATATTTATGAAGGTAGTGATTCAGGTTATCTTTTATCTCTGAGTGAAACAAAAGGTTAATCATATAAGTACTTGGTTCAAAAGTTGTCCAAGGTATATTTCTAAGCATATAGCCTCCTAAATCTTTTTTGTTTCAAAAGATCAGATTATTGTAAGAATAATATAGTTCTTGTAAGCATATTTGACATACTAATtcaatatgaaaaataaaataaaaatttgatCAAGTACAAGTACCATAAAACACAAATTCAGACAAAAAGCATATCTTATTTGTCACCATTTAAACTTAGTTTTTATCAAAACATATATACAATGACTTATAAGATGCATGGAATAGGTCCTGAAATAACAAGAAAGGTACTCATCGCATTCGTCTTTTCCAAGCCGTCTCATGTATTCGATAGGTTTATGCTAGAAAGATGCTAAAGATTATCTTTAGGTGGAATACATAAACTGATTTCACAACACAATGCATTATCATTCAACCCAACTCCTTCATTAAACTTTTATATTAAGATGCAAAACAACACAAGACTTTAAATATACAATATACCAATACCAAGTCTCGGCCTTCGGATTCTCTGTACAATAACTGATGGCCGAAATTTCGATATAGTAACTCACACCAATACACGAAAACAATTCATAGAACCGAATACAAGTGTCCATTTTCTCCTAGTATGTGGGATTTATGGTTGGTACAAGTATTCATTAGACTTTTGGGATGATTGAAACAAcacttttttctttctttctacCATTTCATAGATAGAGTCTTAGTCCAAAGTACCTGATTATCAATCACAGTTAGGTTTCCATCGTCAAGGCGTTTATACGTTTTGATGAACTCAACCGCTCCCCAACTACCATTCGACTTTTTCTCTAACGACGCGACAACAACCCTTGACCTTCTTGACCATCCAGCCTTCCCATAAGCATGGTACCCGAATCCACCAGCATAACATAGATAAACTCCTGTCAGCTCCCCACAAAAATCATTGATATGATCATGACCCACGAAAACCGCCTTCACATCCCCAGCTCCTACCAGCGTCGTGAAGAAACCGGAGTTAACTGAAGCAGAGCTAATCGGGGGATTCCCAGGTTCTAGTTTAACGCCCGTATAGTTTGACGAGTCAAAGCTTGAATACTCAGGCAATGGGATGTGGAAGTAAGCAAGTCCCGGAGCTTTCGACTTTCTCTGAAGCTTCATCGACGTTTGTTGAAACCAAAACTGTTGCGACGGTTTAATCCATCCGTAGCCAGGGATAGCGGGAACCGTAGAGTAGTCACCACTATCGAGAAAGTACAAGTTGAGAATCGATTCGTTCCCGGAACTTGACCCTTCGGTTCCATGTACTTCAAGATTGTAATTTCCGAAACCATCGATAACATCAACGCCAAAAGGGTTTAACTGCGATAAGGTGTGGTTCATTCCGACGATATGTTTCATGAGGCCTTCTCTCGACAATGTGGATTCTTGATCGTGATTTCCTAACACGGCCGCCCAAGGGATGTTTGAGGATACCGCAGGGGCAAAAGCAGCGTTCATGGAAGCGACTGGATCGGTTGTATCAGTTCCGTAGATGTTGTCTCCAGTGAAAACAATGAGGTCGGGTTTTTCAGCTTGGATCATTCGTTCGATGAAATAAGTGGTGTTAAGGTCGGAACAATGGGCGACTTGTTCAGGCAACACATCCCTGCATTTTGTTTTCTTTCCATTAGCGTAGTGCATGTCCGCTACTTGCAGAATCTTGAACTCGCCCTTGTTTTTATCGAACCGCAACTGTCGTGTGCCATCACTAGCGTTAACCGAAATAAGGAGCGACAAGGAGCAGATGAAAACGACGATGATCATCGGTAATCTCCCCATAGTTGAACAAAACTGGACTTTCTTTTACTCCTGGATGATGAtaaattctacaaaaaaaaaaaaaaatgatgtgaATAAATCAAAACAAATCATGTCCAGTTGGAGTGGATtgaaaacaatgttatacaagcAAATCAAAGCTCTAACAGTAAACTGACTCAGAAAAAAAGCCAATAAGCACAATCCACAGCAAAAAAAAGCTAACAATTCTAGAAAATGATACCTTTAAAAGGTATCAGTTAGACAAGGGGAAATCGGTAGGGGTGTAAACcagcccagaggctcgagagctacttgtgatcggctcggttaaaagctcgaatgaGCGGAGCCTTAACGAGCCTGAGCCCGAGTTcaagcctgaaatagagctcatCTAGTTATCGAGCCCAAGCTTgggcctgaaatacaaagctcatttaggctcgcgagcctaaacgagcccagacaaaattttagttttttttatatatataacataataaTGAGGCCGGTTATTGTACAAATTGCCTTAACGTACAAAGTGTACGAGATTCAGTATCAACATGCAAAAAAATGTTTATAACATGCGAGTTTGGTATTTTGAGTAACATgcgatttttattttttttataacatgcgattttttttaacatgcgatctTCTGATTTTACAGCGTGCGACCTTTTGTTATAATTTGCGAATTTGACATTGCATACAGGGGCGTAGCTTTCAAGGGgggacccccgaacttttcgctcaatagtgttatgtatgtacgtttcgtataaaattttttaggtatatacgttttcgaccccctggtatttaaaaaaaaagaaatttacgTATATAGAATTTTTTCGGTGACTCCAACCCCCCGGTGAAAATTTTCAAGCTTTGCCACTGATTGCATACGCCGTACGTTAAGGCAAAAATGTACAATACACTTTCacatataataataatgatgataacattggcgagccgagctttggcttgTTTAAGTGATATTGaagtgagctcgagccgagcttttagcttgtttgaggttgttctcaaaatagcttgagccgagctcgagctttgggtttttcTCGTGAGTCTAGCTCGAGCTTCAAAAAACATGACGAGCTGAGCTCGAGCCTAGTCGTGCTTGGGTTACGATTGTAGTTATGGGGTCAAGCCGACGAAAAGGTCTCGACGAGCTGTAAGACCCAATTTCCTTGACTTAAGGCTCGGATTTCATCAAGCAATGCTTCCTCCGATTTTGTCAATATTTagtactttttttttaaatttaaaagcgTGAATATTTGATTGAACTCACGCCATCAAATTCATTATTTCTATTTCAATTTTTAATTTGGAAAATGACAGGACACCCAAGGAAACCTGGTTGGATCCTTAAGCCAAAcgagttttaccggtaatttcaccgtcatGCCTACGGACGGGTGGGttacgggttttaccggtaatttgtCTTGTTTAAGCGATATTCAAGCGAGCTCGAGCCAAACTTTTAGCTCGTTTAAGGCTGTACTCAaaatagctcgagccgagcttgagcctcgagctcaaataagtaggctcgaaccaagccgagctcgagcttcataaaagcctgacgagccgagctcgagcctagtcaGGCTCGGCCCGTCTCATTTACACCCCTAGGTAACTAGTCAACCCAGTTCAACTTGTTAAACATTTCTAAGCCCAATCCATTTTAAAATCGGTTTTTAAAACACTAACTATAGGAGACGAGAAAGAGTACCTAAATAGACAGAGACGGTGGTTCCGGCGGAGATGGTGATCGGTGAACGCCGGAGAGTAAGAGCTCCGGCAGTTAATGTAATAGTTACACAATTGTGTTTTCTTTGTATTTCTGAAATGAGTTGCTTTTTATAATGATGAAATTTACATCTACGATACATATGTATAATGGTATAACATTTCTCCCCCCATATTATCAAGATCTTCTATTTTGGGATTTTAGTGTATGCTAAGAGTTGGATTATAATGGACAAGATTTGGCATAGTTTATAATATAatgggttaaaaatgaaaccatTTTATTATATATAGGTAATATGAGTCTTGTATATACATTACATATTACTAAATATCATCTAAAAAGGTAATATGAGTCTTGTATATACATTACATATTACTAAATATCATCTTAAAAAAATTACTATGTATGTTGCGACGAGAATTCTGTTGGTATCGGTTTGATTGTGTTTACTACGGTAACGATAAGGTATCGGCATTTGGTATAGCAAACGCAAGAGAAAATGAAAAGAATAAAATTCATGATATGCTAAAAAGGATGTTGACACGTATATTACATTTtctgaaaactataaaaaaacgAATATATGTACCGGTTTTGATTGTATAGATACTGGTACTAATGTTGTTTGATCAGAATTGTCGTTATAACGATATTACAATATGTTTTTAGTATTATTTAAGTATAATGTTTTGTTACTTTGAACACTTTACCAAACTTTAGGGGCATGTGTGTCATTTTCCGAAACTTGTTTTCTTCTTCAAAGTCACTATATCAATTTTGATTCACACGCTAGTCTTTTCGTTTTATTTCCGGCAAAGACTGAAGTGGAAGTTTCCTTTTTAAGCAACTTGCCAAATCCATACCAAAAAGTTTATTTCGTCCAACATTCTTATTCTAAACCACGTATTAATCTCGTCCATTTTTCTAAAGGTAAATTTCCACGTCGCCTCGTCTGTGGTATAAACCAGTGgcaaagcttgagatttccgaccggatggtcgaaaacgtatatacataaaaaaatatatacaaaaactacataccaggcactattgagcgaaaagttcggcGGGTCAGACGTCCCCCGGCCCCCACAAAGCTGCGCCCCTGGTAtatgaacccaagacctccccgAGTGGACTAATCTTCTTAAAGTCGAAACGCGGGAAACCATACTATTATCCTATGACTGTTCGCAGTGACGGATCCAAGGGGTTCCTGGGTTCCCAGGAACCCTCTTGGTTtggaaaaaaatggaaaaagtTAGTGGAAACCTTAAAACAGTGAGAATATACTAAAAGGAACCCCCTAGAACaaatcctggatccgccactgactATTCGGGGAATGTATTTTGTATAAGAATCTAGCGCACAACTTTGTTGAGACTTTTCCCCAATATTTTAAATAGTGGTATAAATCGGCCGCTAATACCGGATATCGGACACGGCCATGGTACATTTAAGTCCAGTAAAACGAGGAGAGGGCATGGGTTTTAAACCTTCGGTAATCCAGTTATACCAGTTTATAGAATCAAAAAATTTGATATACTCTGTTGACGTAACAACTTATACCTATTGTACACATTTAATTTAAATAAGAAAGCTTTTTAGTACTTTTTCTTTTGGAGTACTTATTATAGATTAATTGTTAAATTATTTTTTAATGTAGAATCATGTATTTCAGATTATTTTTTTGGGATAAAGTTGTATTTTATgaaattataggggtaattagtTAAGTCAGTTGAACCAGATGGAacaacccggttcaaccggttaAAGTTCGAGACTTTGAGGGACTATTATTGCAAAAAGGCTGAAAGTCGTTATTAAATATCTAAAAAACTCGGAGGACTAATATTGCAATTATGGGTAATATTGCAATTATGGGGAAGTTACATTAAATGTGTAGCATGTCACGACAAAATGGGAAAAAGAAGATTCATGCGAGGGTTGACCCACTTTTTCAACTGTTGACCGAGCAATTCCATGCGTTGACTACAAGTCTACAAAAAGTCGCATATATAATCGTTTAAGTAGTACAAAAAGTCGGCTTTTTTGATGACCAACTTCGCCATCCTATCCCGAGTTATCTTTTGTTTGTAGCGGAAAATGTTCCCATCTTTTGAAAGTTGGACTTGACCGGGTGTCAAATCTTTGAGAGCTTTGCAATACTTTTTCGCATGCTTCGTTAAAGTAGAATTAGAATCCTTGCCTAACAAGGAGCCACAATGCTTGCATTGAGCCTTTTGCGAACCATCGCTCATCTCGACTAAATCCCAATTGCACCAAACATCCATATTGCGGCTATGCGATAATGTTCCCACCACAAATGGAGCATTTGAACCTTTTGGAACATTATTGACGGATGGGGAGTTTGTGCTTTTAGAGTTCTTGGAAGCCATTAGAAATATGTAAAGAAGGTGAAGAAATAGATACAAGAAGAAGATGAGttgtgaaaaaaaataaaaaaaaagtgtgATATTTATAGCATAACCGGTTCCAACGGTCATAACGGAACCGGTTCCAACGGTCATATTTGCATTTAATGAGTTAGCATATATCTAGGAACGGGGTACAACGGTCATATCCATATACGAATCGGTTACAACGGTAACATACCGGGTATACATAGGAACCGGGTACGGGGAGGAACCGGGTACGGGTATAAACCGGGTACGGATAGGAACCGGGTATGGTTGactttttttagaaaaaatgGGAACCGGGTAGTACCCGTCGGGTTTTTTAAACCTGGGACCGGTTCCTCTGAGCATCGGGTAGGAACCGGAACCGGGTCCGGGCCGGGTCCACTGGAATCGGGTTGGAACCGGGTTTTATGCCCATCTCTATCTACAACCTTTGTTTGACTTGGGCTGCTGTTTAGAGATCCGCATACCAGGCCCACAAACACTTTAACAAATCACCAAAAGCCCAGATCATGAAGTTGTATTCTAATTAATTTAGGGCTGCTGGGCAAAGTGCTCGTCGCTTGCCCGTTGCTCGTCACTTGCTTGGAAAATGCTGGTTTGATTTTCTGCTTAATTGTAAACGAGCCAATTGGCTCGGTTTGGTTTGTAAACGAAACAAGCATGAGTAAAGGTCCGTTCGGCTAAaataattttaatttattttatataagtgtatatttttataattatcaACCTATCGAATATTGGAATTGCAAGTGGATTTAGCCAAATTATAAATAGCCCAACACTAAATCTAAGTCACCAAACCTAATTTCTTTTGGTTTTGACTTCACACTAAATCTAGGCActttttaggaacgacccgactCGTTTATTCGTCACTTTTTCGTGCTTTCTAGAATTTCATTTTGCCTTTAGGTTCTTTGTTTGCTATTTGCTGCGTGTACCTCTAGGTTTagatatttttgaatttttagctATAATTTTTCTCTGTTTTTACCCCCTCCTTTTTTTTCTCTCTTTCGGTATGAGTGATACTAACCCACCA contains the following coding sequences:
- the LOC110889361 gene encoding probable inactive purple acid phosphatase 29; protein product: MGRLPMIIVVFICSLSLLISVNASDGTRQLRFDKNKGEFKILQVADMHYANGKKTKCRDVLPEQVAHCSDLNTTYFIERMIQAEKPDLIVFTGDNIYGTDTTDPVASMNAAFAPAVSSNIPWAAVLGNHDQESTLSREGLMKHIVGMNHTLSQLNPFGVDVIDGFGNYNLEVHGTEGSSSGNESILNLYFLDSGDYSTVPAIPGYGWIKPSQQFWFQQTSMKLQRKSKAPGLAYFHIPLPEYSSFDSSNYTGVKLEPGNPPISSASVNSGFFTTLVGAGDVKAVFVGHDHINDFCGELTGVYLCYAGGFGYHAYGKAGWSRRSRVVVASLEKKSNGSWGAVEFIKTYKRLDDGNLTVIDNQVLWTKTLSMKW